A genomic window from Quercus lobata isolate SW786 chromosome 10, ValleyOak3.0 Primary Assembly, whole genome shotgun sequence includes:
- the LOC115964039 gene encoding argininosuccinate synthase, chloroplastic-like: MAQLKAISSCSPTSLAFQVPKRESLQFNDKVSCPRKLSSASELVARTSELHGHAVATISNGGNITKFRKNQVIQAVLQSDREMEISEATKGIGLRGKLNKVVLAYSGGLDTSVIVPWLRENYGCDVVCFTADVGQGVGELEGLEAKAKASGASQLVVKDLKEEFVRDFIFPCLRAGAIYERKYLLGTSMARPAIAKAMVDIAKEVGADAVAHGCTGKGNDQVRFELTFFALNPKLNVVAPWREWDITGREDAIEYAKKHNVPVPVTKKSIYSRDRNLWHLSHEGDILEDPANEPKKDMYMLTVDPEEAPDKPEYIEIGIESGLPVSVNGKVLSPASLLTELNEIGGKHGIGRIDMVENRLVGMKSRGVYETPGGTILFEAVQGLESLTIDRESMQLKDSLALKYAELVYAGRWFDPLRESMDAFMEKITETTTGSVTLKLYKGSVSVASRKSPYSLYRQDISSFESSQIYDQADAAGFIRLYGLPMRVRSMLKQGM, encoded by the exons atGGCTCAGCTCAAAGCTATTTCTTCATGCTCACCCACCAGCCTTGCTTTTCAAGTACCAAAGAGAG AGTCATTGCAGTTTAATGATAAAGTAAGCTGCCCAAGGAAGTTGTCTTCAGCATCCGAG TTGGTGGCTAGAACGAGTGAGCTTCATGGTCATGCTGTTGCTACTATTAGTAATGGTGGCAATATAACTAAGTTTCGTAAAAATCAAG TTATTCAAGCAGTTTTGCAGAGTGATAGAGAGATGGAAATTTCTGAAGCTACAAAGGGTATAGGGTTACGTGGCAAATTGAATAAGGTAGTTCTAGCTTATAGTGGTGGCTTAGACACATCAGTCATAGTCCCATGGCTAAG GGAGAACTATGGCTGTGATGTTGTTTGCTTTACTGCTGATGTTGGTCAG GGTGTTGGGGAATTGGAAGGGTTGGAAGCAAAGGCCAAAGCCAGTGGGGCTTCTCAGTTAGTGGTGAAGGACTTGAAGGAGGAATTTGTAcgagattttatttttccttgctTGAGAGCTGGTGCAATTTATGAGAGGAAATATTTGCTGGGAACCTCGATGGCTCGCCCTGCTATTGCAAAA GCCATGGTGGATATTGCCAAAGAAGTAGGAGCTGATGCTGTCGCTCATGGATGCACTGGAAAAGGAAATGATCAG GTTCGCTTTGAGCTCACATTCTTTGCTCTGAATCCCAAGCTAAATGTTGTGGCTCCTTGGAGGGAATGGGATATTACAGGGAGAGAAGATGCTATTGAATACGCTAAGAAGCATAATGTACCTGTACCAGTAACAAAGAAATCCATATACAGCAGGGATAGGAACCTATGGCACCTTAGCCATGAG GGTGACATTTTGGAAGACCCAGCAAACGAACCTAAGAAGGATATGTACATGTTGACTGTGGACCCAGAAGAGGCACCTGACAAACCCGA ATATATTGAAATTGGGATAGAGTCGGGTCTTCCTGTTTCAGTTAATGGGAAGGTGCTATCGCCTGCGTCTCTACTTACTGAACTCAACGAGATTGGTGGGAAGCATGGAATTGGCCGAATTGACATGGTTGAAAACCGATTAGTTGGTATGAAGAGCCGTGGAGTCTATGAAACTCCAGGTGGGACAATCCTCTTCGAGGCTGTACAGGGGTTGGAGTCTTTAACAATTGATCGAGAAAGCATGCAACTTAAAGATTCACTTGCACTCAAGTATGCTGAGCTAGTTTATGCAGGCAGATGGTTTGATCCACTTCGCGAGTCAATGGATGCATTTATGGAAAAAATCACTGAGACTACAACAGGTTCAGTTACACTCAAACTATACAAAGGTTCAGTTTCTGTAGCTAGCCGTAAGAGCCCTTATAGCCTGTATAGGCAAGATATTTCATCTTTTGAGAGCAGCCAGATTTATGATCAGGCCGACGCTGCTGGGTTTATTCGGCTTTATGGACTTCCAATGAGGGTTCGATCAATGCTCAAGCAGGGCATGTGA
- the LOC115965926 gene encoding probable adenylate kinase 7, mitochondrial: MIELRRSSATKAAAITAAPLLCRLTDFFVSLFHSNSATAAQTQPDSDSDDDDYSSSDSNYYYYYNNRKPPRRYGPNPMSSDSEAFVPTNPVQWSFIGNPSAKRHVFAQRISKLLEVPRISISTLVCQDLNPRSSLYKQIANAVNGGAIVPEDILFRLLSKRLEDGYSQGESGFILDGIPRSRIQAEILDQLGKIDLVVNFKSMEDSFMKHHGEGTSRERIERYAKQSKALEDYYRKQQKLLEFQVDSSPGANWPRLLAALHLKHIVAARTSHKLNTGIDRH; this comes from the exons ATGATCGAACTACGCCGCAGCAGCGCCACCAAAGCCGCCGCAATAACGGCGGCGCCGCTACTCTGCCGACTCACGGACTTCTTTGTGAGCCTATTCCACTCCAACTCCGCCACAGCAGCTCAGACACAACCCGACTCCGACTCCGACGACGATGACTACTCCTCCTCCGACTccaactactactactactacaacAACCGCAAGCCGCCGCGTCGTTACGGTCCAAATCCAATGTCGTCGGACTCGGAGGCCTTTGTTCCAACCAACCCGGTCCAGTGGTCTTTCATAGGGAACCCGAGCGCTAAAAGGCACGTGTTCGCTCAAAGGATCTCGAAGCTTCTAGAAGTCCCTCGCATTTCCATTTCTACCCTCGTCTGTCAAGACCTCAACCCTCGCTCTTCTCTCTACAAACAG ATTGCAAATGCTGTCAATGGCGGAGCCATAGTACCGGAGGATATACTATTTCGGCTGTTGTCAAAGAGGTTGGAAGATGGGTATTCCCAAGGTGAAAGTGGGTTTATACTGGATGGAATTCCTCGTTCAAGAATCCAGGCT GAGATCCTTGACCAACTTGGCAAGATTGATCTGGTTGTGAATTTCAAATCCATGGAGGATAGCTTCATGAAGCACCATGGAG AGGGTACCTCGAGGGAAAGAATCGAACGGTATGCAAAGCAG AGCAAGGCACTGGAAGATTATTACAGGAAACAGCAAAAGCTTCTTGAGTTTCAAGTTGACAGTTCACCTGGTGCGAATTGGCCTAGGCTTTTGGCTGCTTTACATCTGAAACATATAGTTGCTGCTCGCACTTCACATAAGCTCAATACAGGGATCGATCGGCATTAG
- the LOC115962566 gene encoding probable adenylate kinase 7, mitochondrial, giving the protein MIELRRSSATKAAAITAAAPSILSRLTDFFVSRFYSNSATAAQPQPDSDSDSDSNYYYNHKLPRRYGPIPMSESEAFVPTNPVQWSFIGNPSAKRHVFARRISKLLQVPHISISTLVCQDLNPRSSLYKQIATAVNRGAIVPEGILFQLLSKRLEDGYSRGESGFILDGIPCSRIQAEILDQLGKIDLVVNFKSMEDSFMKHHGDGTSRERIEQYAKQSKAVEDYYRKHQKLLEFQVDNSPAANWPRLLAALHLKHIVAARTSHKLNTGIDQR; this is encoded by the exons ATGATCGAACTACGCCGCAGCAGCGCCACCAAAGCCGCGGCAATAACAGCAGCGGCGCCGTCGATACTCAGCCGACTCACTGACTTCTTTGTGAGCCGATTCTACTCCAACTCCGCCACAGCAGCTCAGCCACAACCCGACTCCGACTCCGACTCCGACTCCAACTACTACTACAACCACAAGCTGCCGCGTCGTTACGGTCCAATTCCAATGTCGGAATCGGAGGCCTTTGTTCCAACCAATCCGGTCCAGTGGTCTTTCATAGGTAATCCAAGCGCCAAAAGGCACGTGTTCGCTCGAAGGATCTCGAAGCTTCTTCAAGTCCCTCACATTTCCATTTCTACCCTCGTCTGTCAAGACCTCAACCCTCGCTCTTCTCTCTACAAACAG ATTGCAACTGCTGTCAATCGAGGAGCaattgttccagagggtataCTATTTCAGCTGTTGTCAAAGAGGTTGGAAGATGGGTATTCCCGAGGTGAAAGTGGGTTTATACTGGATGGAATTCCTTGTTCAAGAATCCAGGCT GAGATCCTTGACCAACTTGGCAAGATTGATCTGGTTGTGAATTTCAAATCCATGGAGGATAGCTTCATGAAGCACCATGGAG ATGGTACCTCAAGGGAAAGAATCGAACAGTATGCAAAGCAG AGCAAGGCAGTGGAAGATTATTACAGGAAACACCAAAAGCTTCTTGAGTTTCAAGTTGACAATTCACCTGCCGCGAATTGGCCTAGGCTTTTGGCTGCTTTACATCTGAAACATATAGTTGCTGCTCGCACTTCACATAAGCTCAATACAGGGATCGATCAGCGTTAG
- the LOC115965603 gene encoding O-fucosyltransferase 37-like: MATARNMKSSFITENPSPFFHYLLSLSPLASLVNSPKKSPRNHKLCTPQNLSLYFLSLILSFTFLGFSILSFLFVSQASSSSCHLSSPSSPFSFPSLKSSEYSPINLVSLLSTTSDDEDEPKLSNSVMVPLPVHGVVRNNVSEEEREFWEQPDGLGYKPCLDFSIGYRKASLKISKEKRRFLVVVASGGLNQQRNQIVDAVVIARIIGAALVVPVLQVNLIWGDESEFSDIFDVKHFKRTLQADVRVVSSLPSTHLMSRQTIENKIPYDVSPLWIRNRFFRQLNEEGVLVLKGLDSKLSKNLPYDLQKLRCKVAFHALRYAAPIRELGYRLARRMWIEGPFIALHLRLEKDVWVRTGCLTGLGTEHDDIITKVRESQPEYLTGRLNMTYTQRRLAGLCPLNALEMARLLKALGAPGSARIYIAGGEPFGRNKALQPLVAEFPNVVTKEKLAQNGELSQYINKSSALAAIDYIVSLSSDVFVPSHGGNMGRAMQGHRAYVGHRKYIKPNKRSMLPFFDDTSISDAEFRSIMRNLHSKSQGQPEMRANRRDRDVIAYPIPECMCKHKTGIF; this comes from the exons ATGGCCACAGCAAGAAACATGAAGAGCTCCTTCATAACTGAGAACCCATCACCATTCTTTCACTACTTGCTTTCACTTTCTCCATTGGCTTCCCTTGTCAACTCCCCAAAGAAAAGTCCAAGAAACCACAAGCTTTGTACACCCCAAAACCTCTCACtctactttctttctctcatacttTCCTTCACTTTCTTGGGTTTTTCCATTCTCAGCTTCTTGTTTGTTTCCCAAGCTTCCTCCTCTTCATGTCATCTCAGCTCTCCCTCGTCACCATTTTCATTTCCTTCTCTGAAGTCTTCTGAGTACTCTCCGATCAACTTAGTCTCTCTTTTATCAACAACTTCGGATGACGAGGATGAGCCAAAACTGTCAAACAGTGTGATGGTACCGTTACCGGTTCATGGGGTTGTTAGGAATAATGTTTCTGAGGAGGAGAGAGAGTTCTGGGAGCAACCAGATGGGCTGGGGTACAAACCATGCTTGGATTTTAGTATTGGGTATAGGAAAGCGTCTCTGAAGATTTCAAAGGAGAAGAGGAGGTTCTTGGTGGTGGTGGCCTCTGGGGGACTAAACCAGCAGAGAAATCAGATTGTTGATGCTGTTGTTATTGCAAGAATTATTGGGGCTGCATTGGTTGTGCCAGTCTTGCAGGTTAATCTGATATGGGGcgatgaaag TGAGTTTTCGGATATATTTGATGTAAAACATTTCAAGAGGACTTTACAAGCTGATGTACGCGTTGTATCATCTCTTCCTTCCACTCATTTGATGTCAAGGCAGACCATTGAAAACAAGATTCCTTATGATGTTTCTCCGCTCTGGATTCGAAACAGATTCTTTAGACAA CTAAATGAAGAGGGTGTTCTGGTGTTGAAAGGTTTAGATTCTAAACTCTCAAAGAATCTTCCATATGATCTGCAGAAGCTTCGATGTAAG GTAGCCTTTCATGCATTAAGATATGCAGCACCAATTAGGGAGCTTGGATATCGGCTTGCAAGGAGAATGTGGATTGAAGGCCCTTTCATTGCCCTCCATCTCCGGCTAGAGAAGGATGTGTGGGTCAGAACTGGATGTCTCACTGGTTTGGGCACAGAACATGATGACATCATCACCAAGGTTCGGGAGTCTCAACCCGAATACCTGACAGGAAGGTTAAACATGACCTACACTCAACGACGACTTGCTGGACTATGCCCCCTAAATGCATTAGAAATGGCAAG GCTCCTAAAGGCTCTAGGAGCACCTGGAAGTGCACGGATATATATTGCAGGTGGAGAGCCATTTGGGAGAAACAAGGCTTTGCAGCCACTTGTGGCAGAATTTCCAAATGTTGTGACAAAGGAAAAGTTGGCACAAAATGGAGAACTTTCACAGTACATTAACAAGTCCTCAGCTCTGGCTGCCATTGACTACATTGTCTCCCTGAGCAGTGATGTCTTTGTACCTTCCCATGGTGGAAATATGGGACGAGCAATGCAA GGTCATCGTGCCTATGTCGGGCATAGGAAATATATAAAGCCAAACAAGCGATCCATGCTTCCTTTTTTCGATGATACCTCCATTTCTGATGCAGAATTCAGAAGCATCATGAGGAACCTGCACAGCAAATCTCAGGGGCAGCCTGAGATGAGAGCTAACAGGAGGGATAGAGATGTGATTGCGTATCCCATACCTGAGTGCATGTGCAAACACAAAACAGGCATATTTTGA
- the LOC115964220 gene encoding transcription elongation factor TFIIS-like, whose translation MAALSIEKDFGVPNRKRLIIKSEAFSRVSSETDESISPAFDPVEVAAAVESAMYERIGWSNPIKKAKYRSVLFNLKDPKNPDLRRKVVLGEIKAETLVTMSAEEMASEKRQRENIQIKLKKLKRCVHDADEEDKATTDMFQCSRCRERKCTYYQLQTRSADEPMTTYITCVKCNKRWKV comes from the exons ATGGCGGCACTGAGCATTGAAAAAGACTTCGGGGTTCCAAACAGAAAGAGACTGATAATAAAGTCGG AGGCCTTTTCAAGAGTATCATCTGAAACTGACGAGAGCATATCACCAGCTTTTGACCCAGTTGAAGTGGCTGCTGCAGTAGAGTCTGCAATGTACGAAAGAATTGGGTGGTCTAATCCAATCAAGAAGGCTAAGTATCGCTCAGTCTTGTTCAATCTCAAAGACCCAAAGAACCCGGATTTGAGGCGAAAGGTTGTTCTTGGAGAGATCAAGGCGGAGACCCTTGTAACCATGAGTGCCGAAGAGATGGCCAGCGAGAAAAGGCAGCGTGAGAACATTCAGATAAAGTTGAAAAAGTTGAAGAGGTGTGTGCACGATGCTGATGAAGAAGATAAGGCCACCACTGACATGTTCCAGTGCAGCCGGTGCCGCGAGCGCAAGTGCACCTACTACCAGTTGCAGACCCGGAGTGCCGATGAGCCCATGACAACCTATATCACTTGCGTCAAATGCAACAAACGCTGGAAGGTTTAA